A genomic region of Castor canadensis chromosome 16, mCasCan1.hap1v2, whole genome shotgun sequence contains the following coding sequences:
- the Tsks gene encoding testis-specific serine kinase substrate isoform X7, producing MSPLLWGAVVGSFVKQVEGTGDPEGQWSVGGESPPGSRAPHAMASVVVKTIWQSKEIHEAGDPPAGVESRSQVVPEAPGGVTSPAKGITKKKKAVSFHGVEPRLSHEPMHWCLNLKRSSACTNVSLLNLAAVEPDSSGTDSTTEDSGPLALPGPPASPAPPWAPDDPDITELLSGVNSGLVRAKDSITSLKEKTTRVNQHVQTLQSECSVLSENLERRRQEAEELEGYCSQLKGSRPDILTQENCWKVTRSVEDAEIKTNVLKQNSALLEEKLRYLQQQLQDETPRRQEAELQELEQKLEAGLTRHGLGPAAPNQGCSGPPGSPEEPPRPRCLPSGGWGMGPRVGEGPYVNEQELQKVSTGLEELRREVSSLTARWHQEEGAVQEALRLLGGLGGRLDGFLGQWERAQRDQAQSARGLQELRNRAEELCTMVERSAVSVASLRSELEGLGPVKPILEELGRQLQNSRRGPDHSINLDRSSQGSCTRCGSQGQQLSTESLQQLLERALTPLVDEVKQRGLAPACPSCQRLHKKILHSPASPAVPTLLSPGAGAPGLGQTRQGRGPELHPSAGPRRGPAGQESAADGQDEAGVRKEAEGMGGG from the exons CAGTGGTTGGGTCCTTTGTGAAGCAGGTAGAGGGCACAGGGGACCCTGAGGGCCAGTGGTCAGTAGGTGGTGAGTCTCCCCCTGGGAGCAGGGCCCCCCACGCCATGGCGAGCGTGGTCGTGAAGACCATCTGGCAGTCCAAGGAAATCCATGAGGCCGGGGACCCCCCTGCAGGGGTCGAGAGCCGCTCCCAAGTGGTCCCAGAGGCTCCCGGGGGGGTGACCAGCCCGGCCAAAGGCATCACGAAGAAAAAGAAGGCCGTGTCGTTCCATGG GGTGGAGCCCCGGCTGTCCCACGAGCCAATGCACTGGTGTCTGAACCTCAAAAGGTCCTCAGCATGCACCAACGTGTCACTGCTCAACTTGGCCGCTGTAGAGCCCGACTCCTCAGGGACAGACTCGACCACAGAGGACAGCGGCCCACTAGCACTGCCTGGGCCCCCtgcctcccctgccccaccctgggCTCCAGATGACCCAGACATCACAGAACTTCTG agtggagTTAACAGTGGATTGGTCCGCGCCAAAGACTCCATCACCAGCTTAAAGGAAAAGACCACCCGGGTTAACCAGCACGTGCAGACCCTGCAG AGCGAGTGCTCCGTGCTGAGCGAGAATCTAGAAAGACGGCGACAAGAAGCAGAAGAGTTGGAGGGATACTGTAGTCAACTCAAG GGCTCCCGCCCTGATATCCTGACCCAGGAGAACTGCTGGAAGGTGACCCGGTCGGTAGAAGATGCCGAAATCAAAACCAACGTCTTGAAGCAGAACTCTGCCCTGCTGGAG GAGAAGCTCCGATACCTCCAGCAGCAACTGCAGGACGAGACGCCACGGAGGCAGGAGGCCGAGCTGCAGGAGCTGGAGCAGAAGCTGGAGGCCGGTCTTACTCGACATGGCCTCGGTCCCGCTGCTCCGAACCAGGGCTGCTCTGGCCCACCAGGGAGCCCAGAGGAACCCCCGCGGCCGCGCTGCCTACCCTCCGGGGGCTGGGGAATGGGGCCCAGGGTAGGGGAGGGTCCCTACGTGAATGAACAGGAGTTGCAGAAGGTGTCCACCGGCCTGGAGGAACTCAG GAGAGAGGTGTCCTCGCTGACCGCCCGGTGGCATCAGGAGGAGGGAGCGGTGCAGGAAGCCCTGAGGCTGCTCGGGGGCCTGGGTGGCAGGCTCGATGGCTTCCTGGGCCAGTGGGAGCGGGCGCAGCGTGATCAGGCACAGTCGGCGCGAGGCTTGCAAGAGCTGCGAAATCGAGCGGAAGAGCTGTGCACCAT GGTGGAGCGGTCAGCAGTGTCTGTAGCATCACTGAGGAGCGAACTGGAGGGGCTGGGCCCAGTGAAACCGATTCTGGAAGAGCTGGGGAGGCAACTTCAGAACTCTCGAAGGGGACCAGACCACTCCATAAACCTGGATCGGTCCTCCCAAGGCTCCTGTACCCGCTGTGGCAG CCAGGGCCAGCAGTTATCCACGGAGTCCCTACAGCAGCTGCTGGAGCGAGCACTGACCCCGCTAGTGGATGAGGTGAAGCAGAGAGGCTTGGCTCCTGCCTGTCCCAGCTGCCAGAGGCTACACAAGAAGATTCTG cACAGTCCAGCAAGCCCAGCGGTGCCTACACTCCTCTCCCCAGGAGCTGGAGCGCCAGGCCTTGGCCAAACACGTCAGGGCAGAGGCCCTGAGCTCCACCCTTCGGCTGGCCCAAGACGAGGCCCTGCGGGCCAAGAATCTGCTGCTGACGGACAAGATGAAGCCGGAGTGAGGAAGGAGGCTGAGGGCATGGGAGGAGGGTGA
- the Tsks gene encoding testis-specific serine kinase substrate isoform X8, with protein MSPLLWGAVVGSFVKQVEGTGDPEGQWSVGGESPPGSRAPHAMASVVVKTIWQSKEIHEAGDPPAGVESRSQVVPEAPGGVTSPAKGITKKKKAVSFHGVEPRLSHEPMHWCLNLKRSSACTNVSLLNLAAVEPDSSGTDSTTEDSGPLALPGPPASPAPPWAPDDPDITELLSGVNSGLVRAKDSITSLKEKTTRVNQHVQTLQSECSVLSENLERRRQEAEELEGYCSQLKGSRPDILTQENCWKVTRSVEDAEIKTNVLKQNSALLEEKLRYLQQQLQDETPRRQEAELQELEQKLEAGLTRHGLGPAAPNQGCSGPPGSPEEPPRPRCLPSGGWGMGPRVGEGPYVNEQELQKVSTGLEELRREVSSLTARWHQEEGAVQEALRLLGGLGGRLDGFLGQWERAQRDQAQSARGLQELRNRAEELCTMVERSAVSVASLRSELEGLGPVKPILEELGRQLQNSRRGPDHSINLDRSSQGSCTRCGSQGQQLSTESLQQLLERALTPLVDEVKQRGLAPACPSCQRLHKKILELERQALAKHVRAEALSSTLRLAQDEALRAKNLLLTDKMKPE; from the exons CAGTGGTTGGGTCCTTTGTGAAGCAGGTAGAGGGCACAGGGGACCCTGAGGGCCAGTGGTCAGTAGGTGGTGAGTCTCCCCCTGGGAGCAGGGCCCCCCACGCCATGGCGAGCGTGGTCGTGAAGACCATCTGGCAGTCCAAGGAAATCCATGAGGCCGGGGACCCCCCTGCAGGGGTCGAGAGCCGCTCCCAAGTGGTCCCAGAGGCTCCCGGGGGGGTGACCAGCCCGGCCAAAGGCATCACGAAGAAAAAGAAGGCCGTGTCGTTCCATGG GGTGGAGCCCCGGCTGTCCCACGAGCCAATGCACTGGTGTCTGAACCTCAAAAGGTCCTCAGCATGCACCAACGTGTCACTGCTCAACTTGGCCGCTGTAGAGCCCGACTCCTCAGGGACAGACTCGACCACAGAGGACAGCGGCCCACTAGCACTGCCTGGGCCCCCtgcctcccctgccccaccctgggCTCCAGATGACCCAGACATCACAGAACTTCTG agtggagTTAACAGTGGATTGGTCCGCGCCAAAGACTCCATCACCAGCTTAAAGGAAAAGACCACCCGGGTTAACCAGCACGTGCAGACCCTGCAG AGCGAGTGCTCCGTGCTGAGCGAGAATCTAGAAAGACGGCGACAAGAAGCAGAAGAGTTGGAGGGATACTGTAGTCAACTCAAG GGCTCCCGCCCTGATATCCTGACCCAGGAGAACTGCTGGAAGGTGACCCGGTCGGTAGAAGATGCCGAAATCAAAACCAACGTCTTGAAGCAGAACTCTGCCCTGCTGGAG GAGAAGCTCCGATACCTCCAGCAGCAACTGCAGGACGAGACGCCACGGAGGCAGGAGGCCGAGCTGCAGGAGCTGGAGCAGAAGCTGGAGGCCGGTCTTACTCGACATGGCCTCGGTCCCGCTGCTCCGAACCAGGGCTGCTCTGGCCCACCAGGGAGCCCAGAGGAACCCCCGCGGCCGCGCTGCCTACCCTCCGGGGGCTGGGGAATGGGGCCCAGGGTAGGGGAGGGTCCCTACGTGAATGAACAGGAGTTGCAGAAGGTGTCCACCGGCCTGGAGGAACTCAG GAGAGAGGTGTCCTCGCTGACCGCCCGGTGGCATCAGGAGGAGGGAGCGGTGCAGGAAGCCCTGAGGCTGCTCGGGGGCCTGGGTGGCAGGCTCGATGGCTTCCTGGGCCAGTGGGAGCGGGCGCAGCGTGATCAGGCACAGTCGGCGCGAGGCTTGCAAGAGCTGCGAAATCGAGCGGAAGAGCTGTGCACCAT GGTGGAGCGGTCAGCAGTGTCTGTAGCATCACTGAGGAGCGAACTGGAGGGGCTGGGCCCAGTGAAACCGATTCTGGAAGAGCTGGGGAGGCAACTTCAGAACTCTCGAAGGGGACCAGACCACTCCATAAACCTGGATCGGTCCTCCCAAGGCTCCTGTACCCGCTGTGGCAG CCAGGGCCAGCAGTTATCCACGGAGTCCCTACAGCAGCTGCTGGAGCGAGCACTGACCCCGCTAGTGGATGAGGTGAAGCAGAGAGGCTTGGCTCCTGCCTGTCCCAGCTGCCAGAGGCTACACAAGAAGATTCTG GAGCTGGAGCGCCAGGCCTTGGCCAAACACGTCAGGGCAGAGGCCCTGAGCTCCACCCTTCGGCTGGCCCAAGACGAGGCCCTGCGGGCCAAGAATCTGCTGCTGACGGACAAGATGAAGCCGGAGTGA
- the Tsks gene encoding testis-specific serine kinase substrate isoform X5, producing the protein MSPLLWGAVVGSFVKQVEGTGDPEGQWSVGGESPPGSRAPHAMASVVVKTIWQSKEIHEAGDPPAGVESRSQVVPEAPGGVTSPAKGITKKKKAVSFHGVEPRLSHEPMHWCLNLKRSSACTNVSLLNLAAVEPDSSGTDSTTEDSGPLALPGPPASPAPPWAPDDPDITELLSGVNSGLVRAKDSITSLKEKTTRVNQHVQTLQSECSVLSENLERRRQEAEELEGYCSQLKGSRPDILTQENCWKVTRSVEDAEIKTNVLKQNSALLEEKLRYLQQQLQDETPRRQEAELQELEQKLEAGLTRHGLGPAAPNQGCSGPPGSPEEPPRPRCLPSGGWGMGPRVGEGPYVNEQELQKVSTGLEELRREVSSLTARWHQEEGAVQEALRLLGGLGGRLDGFLGQWERAQRDQAQSARGLQELRNRAEELCTMVERSAVSVASLRSELEGLGPVKPILEELGRQLQNSRRGPDHSINLDRSSQGSCTRCGSQGQQLSTESLQQLLERALTPLVDEVKQRGLAPACPSCQRLHKKILHSPASPAVPTLLSPGAGAPGLGQTRQGRGPELHPSAGPRRGPAGQESAADGQDEAGGEGGRSGLSTLEDVLPPRSAQPPAT; encoded by the exons CAGTGGTTGGGTCCTTTGTGAAGCAGGTAGAGGGCACAGGGGACCCTGAGGGCCAGTGGTCAGTAGGTGGTGAGTCTCCCCCTGGGAGCAGGGCCCCCCACGCCATGGCGAGCGTGGTCGTGAAGACCATCTGGCAGTCCAAGGAAATCCATGAGGCCGGGGACCCCCCTGCAGGGGTCGAGAGCCGCTCCCAAGTGGTCCCAGAGGCTCCCGGGGGGGTGACCAGCCCGGCCAAAGGCATCACGAAGAAAAAGAAGGCCGTGTCGTTCCATGG GGTGGAGCCCCGGCTGTCCCACGAGCCAATGCACTGGTGTCTGAACCTCAAAAGGTCCTCAGCATGCACCAACGTGTCACTGCTCAACTTGGCCGCTGTAGAGCCCGACTCCTCAGGGACAGACTCGACCACAGAGGACAGCGGCCCACTAGCACTGCCTGGGCCCCCtgcctcccctgccccaccctgggCTCCAGATGACCCAGACATCACAGAACTTCTG agtggagTTAACAGTGGATTGGTCCGCGCCAAAGACTCCATCACCAGCTTAAAGGAAAAGACCACCCGGGTTAACCAGCACGTGCAGACCCTGCAG AGCGAGTGCTCCGTGCTGAGCGAGAATCTAGAAAGACGGCGACAAGAAGCAGAAGAGTTGGAGGGATACTGTAGTCAACTCAAG GGCTCCCGCCCTGATATCCTGACCCAGGAGAACTGCTGGAAGGTGACCCGGTCGGTAGAAGATGCCGAAATCAAAACCAACGTCTTGAAGCAGAACTCTGCCCTGCTGGAG GAGAAGCTCCGATACCTCCAGCAGCAACTGCAGGACGAGACGCCACGGAGGCAGGAGGCCGAGCTGCAGGAGCTGGAGCAGAAGCTGGAGGCCGGTCTTACTCGACATGGCCTCGGTCCCGCTGCTCCGAACCAGGGCTGCTCTGGCCCACCAGGGAGCCCAGAGGAACCCCCGCGGCCGCGCTGCCTACCCTCCGGGGGCTGGGGAATGGGGCCCAGGGTAGGGGAGGGTCCCTACGTGAATGAACAGGAGTTGCAGAAGGTGTCCACCGGCCTGGAGGAACTCAG GAGAGAGGTGTCCTCGCTGACCGCCCGGTGGCATCAGGAGGAGGGAGCGGTGCAGGAAGCCCTGAGGCTGCTCGGGGGCCTGGGTGGCAGGCTCGATGGCTTCCTGGGCCAGTGGGAGCGGGCGCAGCGTGATCAGGCACAGTCGGCGCGAGGCTTGCAAGAGCTGCGAAATCGAGCGGAAGAGCTGTGCACCAT GGTGGAGCGGTCAGCAGTGTCTGTAGCATCACTGAGGAGCGAACTGGAGGGGCTGGGCCCAGTGAAACCGATTCTGGAAGAGCTGGGGAGGCAACTTCAGAACTCTCGAAGGGGACCAGACCACTCCATAAACCTGGATCGGTCCTCCCAAGGCTCCTGTACCCGCTGTGGCAG CCAGGGCCAGCAGTTATCCACGGAGTCCCTACAGCAGCTGCTGGAGCGAGCACTGACCCCGCTAGTGGATGAGGTGAAGCAGAGAGGCTTGGCTCCTGCCTGTCCCAGCTGCCAGAGGCTACACAAGAAGATTCTG cACAGTCCAGCAAGCCCAGCGGTGCCTACACTCCTCTCCCCAGGAGCTGGAGCGCCAGGCCTTGGCCAAACACGTCAGGGCAGAGGCCCTGAGCTCCACCCTTCGGCTGGCCCAAGACGAGGCCCTGCGGGCCAAGAATCTGCTGCTGACGGACAAGATGAAGCCGGA GGAGAAGGTGGCCGCTCTGGACTATCTACACTTGAAGATGTGCTCCCTCCACGATCAGCTCAGCCACCTGCCACTTGA
- the Tsks gene encoding testis-specific serine kinase substrate isoform X9 — protein sequence MSPLLWGAVVGSFVKQVEGTGDPEGQWSVGGESPPGSRAPHAMASVVVKTIWQSKEIHEAGDPPAGVESRSQVVPEAPGGVTSPAKGITKKKKAVSFHGVEPRLSHEPMHWCLNLKRSSACTNVSLLNLAAVEPDSSGTDSTTEDSGPLALPGPPASPAPPWAPDDPDITELLSGVNSGLVRAKDSITSLKEKTTRVNQHVQTLQSECSVLSENLERRRQEAEELEGYCSQLKENCWKVTRSVEDAEIKTNVLKQNSALLEEKLRYLQQQLQDETPRRQEAELQELEQKLEAGLTRHGLGPAAPNQGCSGPPGSPEEPPRPRCLPSGGWGMGPRVGEGPYVNEQELQKVSTGLEELRREVSSLTARWHQEEGAVQEALRLLGGLGGRLDGFLGQWERAQRDQAQSARGLQELRNRAEELCTMVERSAVSVASLRSELEGLGPVKPILEELGRQLQNSRRGPDHSINLDRSSQGSCTRCGSQGQQLSTESLQQLLERALTPLVDEVKQRGLAPACPSCQRLHKKILELERQALAKHVRAEALSSTLRLAQDEALRAKNLLLTDKMKPE from the exons CAGTGGTTGGGTCCTTTGTGAAGCAGGTAGAGGGCACAGGGGACCCTGAGGGCCAGTGGTCAGTAGGTGGTGAGTCTCCCCCTGGGAGCAGGGCCCCCCACGCCATGGCGAGCGTGGTCGTGAAGACCATCTGGCAGTCCAAGGAAATCCATGAGGCCGGGGACCCCCCTGCAGGGGTCGAGAGCCGCTCCCAAGTGGTCCCAGAGGCTCCCGGGGGGGTGACCAGCCCGGCCAAAGGCATCACGAAGAAAAAGAAGGCCGTGTCGTTCCATGG GGTGGAGCCCCGGCTGTCCCACGAGCCAATGCACTGGTGTCTGAACCTCAAAAGGTCCTCAGCATGCACCAACGTGTCACTGCTCAACTTGGCCGCTGTAGAGCCCGACTCCTCAGGGACAGACTCGACCACAGAGGACAGCGGCCCACTAGCACTGCCTGGGCCCCCtgcctcccctgccccaccctgggCTCCAGATGACCCAGACATCACAGAACTTCTG agtggagTTAACAGTGGATTGGTCCGCGCCAAAGACTCCATCACCAGCTTAAAGGAAAAGACCACCCGGGTTAACCAGCACGTGCAGACCCTGCAG AGCGAGTGCTCCGTGCTGAGCGAGAATCTAGAAAGACGGCGACAAGAAGCAGAAGAGTTGGAGGGATACTGTAGTCAACTCAAG GAGAACTGCTGGAAGGTGACCCGGTCGGTAGAAGATGCCGAAATCAAAACCAACGTCTTGAAGCAGAACTCTGCCCTGCTGGAG GAGAAGCTCCGATACCTCCAGCAGCAACTGCAGGACGAGACGCCACGGAGGCAGGAGGCCGAGCTGCAGGAGCTGGAGCAGAAGCTGGAGGCCGGTCTTACTCGACATGGCCTCGGTCCCGCTGCTCCGAACCAGGGCTGCTCTGGCCCACCAGGGAGCCCAGAGGAACCCCCGCGGCCGCGCTGCCTACCCTCCGGGGGCTGGGGAATGGGGCCCAGGGTAGGGGAGGGTCCCTACGTGAATGAACAGGAGTTGCAGAAGGTGTCCACCGGCCTGGAGGAACTCAG GAGAGAGGTGTCCTCGCTGACCGCCCGGTGGCATCAGGAGGAGGGAGCGGTGCAGGAAGCCCTGAGGCTGCTCGGGGGCCTGGGTGGCAGGCTCGATGGCTTCCTGGGCCAGTGGGAGCGGGCGCAGCGTGATCAGGCACAGTCGGCGCGAGGCTTGCAAGAGCTGCGAAATCGAGCGGAAGAGCTGTGCACCAT GGTGGAGCGGTCAGCAGTGTCTGTAGCATCACTGAGGAGCGAACTGGAGGGGCTGGGCCCAGTGAAACCGATTCTGGAAGAGCTGGGGAGGCAACTTCAGAACTCTCGAAGGGGACCAGACCACTCCATAAACCTGGATCGGTCCTCCCAAGGCTCCTGTACCCGCTGTGGCAG CCAGGGCCAGCAGTTATCCACGGAGTCCCTACAGCAGCTGCTGGAGCGAGCACTGACCCCGCTAGTGGATGAGGTGAAGCAGAGAGGCTTGGCTCCTGCCTGTCCCAGCTGCCAGAGGCTACACAAGAAGATTCTG GAGCTGGAGCGCCAGGCCTTGGCCAAACACGTCAGGGCAGAGGCCCTGAGCTCCACCCTTCGGCTGGCCCAAGACGAGGCCCTGCGGGCCAAGAATCTGCTGCTGACGGACAAGATGAAGCCGGAGTGA